The genomic segment TTCCGGCACGTCACGCTGCCGCTGCTGGGGCCGACGATCCGGATCAGCGTCTTCCTCGCCATCATCGGCACCGTCCAGCTCTTCGACATGGTCTACGTGCTCACCGGCGGCGGTCCGGTGCACTCCTCGGAGACCCTGGCGATCAGCATGTTCCAGGTCGGCTTCCGCCAGTTCGAGGTGGGCTACGCCAGCGCGATCAGCATCGCCATGTTCCTGATCAGCCTGGTCTTCGGCCTGATCTACCAGCGCTACGTGATCCGCCGCGACGTCGAGGGAGCCATCACCGTGATGGGAGGCCGCCGATGAGGCTCGGTGCCGGACGCCTGATCTCACTGCACACCGTCGCCATCGTGGTGGGCGCGATCGTGATCGTGCCGATCGTCTTCGGCGTACTCGGTGGGTTCAAGACCAACGGTCAACTCACCGTCGACCCGTTCGGGCTGCCCGACCCGTGGCAGCCGGGCAACTACACCGAGGTGCTCGCCTCGTCGGCCTTCTGGCGGCTGCTGTTCAACAGCACGCTGATCGGGGTGGCGACCGTGGTGCTCACCGTCGGCGTGTCGGCGATGGCCGCGTTCATCTTCGCCCGGTACGCCTTCCGCGGCCGCGAGACGCTGTTCACCCTCTTCGCGATCGGGCTGATGTTCCCGTTCGCGGTGGCGATCCTGCCGCTGTTCGTGCTGCTGCGCTCGTTCGGCCTGCTGGACAACCCGCTCGGCGTCATCCTGCCGCAGGCCGCCTTCGGCCTGCCCATCACGATCATCATCCTGCGGAGCTTCTTCCGCACCATCCCGGCCGAGATGGAGGAGTCGGCCACGCTGGACGGCTGCTCGCCGTTCGGCTTCTTCTGGCGGATCCTGCTGCCGATGGCCCGGCCGGCGCTGGCCACCGTCTCGGTGCTGGCCATCGTCACGAGCTGGAACAACTTCCTGCTCCCGCTGGTCGTCATGAACAGCTCGGAGAACTGGACGCTGCCGCTGGGAGTCCAGCAGTTCCAGACCCAGTACGCCGCGGACTACGCGCGCATCCTCGCCTACGTGGTGCTGGCGATGATCCCGGCGCTACTGTTCTACCTGGTGGCCGAGCGGCACATCGTCAGCGGCCTGACCGGCGGTTCGCTCAAGGAGTGACAAAGCTCAAGGAGTGACAACGACGTGAAGGCACGGCCCGCGGCGGGTGGCGGGCGCTGGGTGGAGATCTCCCCCGACCGGGTACGCGGTTGGCTCGACGGCTTCTACGGCCGCCACGACGGCGCCACCGAGCAGGGGCTCGTGCTGACCGGCACCAGCAACGGCGACACCGCCACGCTGCTGCCGCCGCCCGGGATCACCGGCGTCGACGACCTCGACGGCCTGCTGGCGGCGTTGCGCCGGCCGCCCCGGATCGCCCTGTTGCTGGTCCGCAAGGGCGCGGTCGCGGTGGGCGTGGTGGACGGCACCTCGATCACCACCTCGAAGGTCGACCGCTTCTACGTGCAGGGCCGGACCGCCGCCGGCGGCTGGTCCCAGGGCCGGTACGCCCGTCGCCGCGCCAACCAGACCGACGCCGCGGCGGGCCGGGCCGCCGACATCGCCGCCCGGGTCCTGCTGCCGTACGCGCCCGGCGGCGGGGCCGACCCGGCCGACACCGTCGCCGCCCTGGTCGGCGGCGGTGACCGGCAGCTGGTCGACGCGGTACTGGCCGACCGGCGGCTGGAGCCGTTGCTGGCGATCCGGCACCCGCACCTGCTCGACGTCGCCGAGCCCCGACTGTCGGTGCTGGCGGAGGCGGCGGTGGCGGCCCGCCGGGTGCACATCCACCTGGTCCCCTGACCACGCCCGGCGCCGCCGGGCCGTCGACCGCGGCTGGGTATGGTCGGTCGATGGAGCACGCGCTGGAGCCGGACGACCGGACGCTGCACGGGTACTTCTCGGCGGGGTATCCGCCGGTGCTGACCATCGACCCCGGCGACACGATCACGGTGCGGACCCTGGACTGCTGGTGGTCGGCGGGTCCCTACCCCGGTGGCCGGCACGCGGACCGGCCCCGGGTCCCGCAGCACCGGCCGGAGTACGGCCACGCCCTGGTCGGCCCGGTGGCGGTGCGCGGCGCGCGGGCCGGGATGACGCTGTCGATCCGGATCGACGAGGTCGTCCCCGCCAGC from the Solwaraspora sp. WMMD1047 genome contains:
- a CDS encoding carbohydrate ABC transporter permease; translated protein: MRLGAGRLISLHTVAIVVGAIVIVPIVFGVLGGFKTNGQLTVDPFGLPDPWQPGNYTEVLASSAFWRLLFNSTLIGVATVVLTVGVSAMAAFIFARYAFRGRETLFTLFAIGLMFPFAVAILPLFVLLRSFGLLDNPLGVILPQAAFGLPITIIILRSFFRTIPAEMEESATLDGCSPFGFFWRILLPMARPALATVSVLAIVTSWNNFLLPLVVMNSSENWTLPLGVQQFQTQYAADYARILAYVVLAMIPALLFYLVAERHIVSGLTGGSLKE
- a CDS encoding acVLRF1 family peptidyl-tRNA hydrolase, yielding MKARPAAGGGRWVEISPDRVRGWLDGFYGRHDGATEQGLVLTGTSNGDTATLLPPPGITGVDDLDGLLAALRRPPRIALLLVRKGAVAVGVVDGTSITTSKVDRFYVQGRTAAGGWSQGRYARRRANQTDAAAGRAADIAARVLLPYAPGGGADPADTVAALVGGGDRQLVDAVLADRRLEPLLAIRHPHLLDVAEPRLSVLAEAAVAARRVHIHLVP